The following coding sequences lie in one Flagellimonas eckloniae genomic window:
- the ccsA gene encoding cytochrome c biogenesis protein CcsA encodes MIDILKKTLFSTKLMAVLFVVFATAMAIGTFVESWYSTETARIYIYNATWFEAIMVFFMINFLGNMFRYKLFSWKKWPVLILHLSWILIIIGAFVTRYISYEGMMPIREGSTENRFYSDKTYLTVFVDGDVNGETKRRILEDDLIVTQEGKRSSLPWKSDFNGQPFTISYVDFIEGAEEGLIPDENGNEYLKIVEAGDGQRHEHYLENGKVASIHNVLFALNNDTQGAINIYANGTDYQIKSPFKGGFMRMADQFKGDVVNDSLQQFQLRSLYTMAGMQFVIPEPIVKGKYGVVKVPDSEVTDATQDALVVSISANGETIEQKLLGGKGSSNFSDKIKVGGLDFSLNYGSKVYELPFSIQLNDFIAEKYPGTETGYASFMSKITVNDDRPFDYDIFMNHVLDHNGYRFFQSSFHPDEKGTVLSVNHDFWGTWITYTGYFLLYLGLMGIMFFGKTRFRDLQKSLEKIKVKKAALSAIAFLMTTALSFGQHDTSENHGHANLPTQQQVDSIIKSSIVAKEHAEKFSELVIQDSEGRMKPIHTFASEVLRKLSGKSTYNGLTADQVFLSMMMNPGVWYNTEFIALAKKENDSIRKIIDVPKGTEYVKATDFFDIKGVYKLQPYLEKATSTANPSNFEKDFKKVGERLSLLNIALSGQIIKIFPLLNDENNKWISAVEYRSGQFQVSDSLYANFIKNSIPYYLSTLKSAIVTGDYKESDKLLEAFKQNQKNHGFEVLPNEKKIKTEILYNKLDIFNRLYKYYALIGVLLFLVLIFKIFKDREIWKATAYALKGLVIILFIWHTAGLVLRWYISGHAPWSDAYESILYVSWATMGIGLAFGRKSELTIAASAFVTSMLLWIAHQSWVDPSIANLVPVLDSYWLMIHVAVIVGSYGPLTVGMILGVVSLLLIILTTEKNKERMELNLKELIIINELALTVGLVMLTIGNFLGGQWANESWGRYWGWDPKETWALISIMVYAFVLHMRLVPGLRGNWIFNFASIIAFASIMMTYFGVNFYLVGLHSYASGDQVITPSFIWYTVLGVFVLGGISFWRYRIHYIK; translated from the coding sequence ATGATAGATATTCTTAAAAAGACCCTTTTCTCTACAAAACTTATGGCTGTTCTTTTTGTGGTATTTGCTACGGCAATGGCCATAGGAACTTTTGTGGAAAGTTGGTACAGCACGGAGACGGCCAGAATCTACATTTATAACGCCACTTGGTTTGAGGCCATTATGGTGTTTTTTATGATCAACTTTTTGGGAAATATGTTTCGTTATAAGCTTTTTAGCTGGAAAAAATGGCCTGTTCTTATATTACATCTTTCCTGGATTTTAATTATAATTGGCGCTTTTGTTACCCGTTACATCAGTTATGAAGGAATGATGCCCATTCGTGAAGGTAGCACTGAAAATCGATTTTATTCAGATAAAACATATTTAACGGTTTTCGTTGATGGAGATGTAAACGGAGAGACCAAAAGAAGAATTTTAGAAGATGATTTAATTGTTACCCAAGAAGGAAAACGTTCCAGCCTTCCTTGGAAATCAGATTTTAACGGACAACCTTTTACCATTTCCTATGTGGACTTTATTGAAGGTGCTGAAGAAGGATTGATTCCAGATGAAAATGGAAACGAATATCTTAAAATAGTTGAAGCGGGGGATGGGCAACGTCATGAACATTATCTGGAAAATGGAAAAGTAGCAAGTATTCACAATGTACTGTTTGCATTGAATAATGACACCCAAGGCGCCATAAACATTTATGCCAATGGGACTGACTATCAAATTAAGTCACCTTTTAAAGGTGGATTTATGCGAATGGCGGACCAATTTAAAGGAGATGTGGTCAATGATAGTCTACAGCAGTTTCAGTTACGTTCTTTATATACCATGGCAGGAATGCAATTTGTAATTCCAGAACCTATTGTTAAGGGAAAATACGGAGTTGTAAAAGTTCCGGATAGTGAGGTTACAGATGCTACTCAGGATGCATTGGTTGTTTCTATTTCTGCAAATGGGGAAACTATTGAGCAAAAACTGTTAGGTGGAAAGGGTAGTTCCAATTTTTCAGATAAGATAAAAGTAGGAGGGTTGGATTTTTCCTTGAATTATGGTTCCAAGGTTTATGAACTTCCTTTCTCCATTCAATTGAACGATTTTATTGCTGAAAAATACCCGGGTACTGAAACAGGTTATGCTTCTTTTATGAGTAAGATTACTGTGAACGACGATAGACCTTTTGATTATGATATTTTTATGAACCATGTTTTGGACCATAATGGATATCGATTTTTTCAATCCAGTTTTCATCCAGATGAAAAAGGAACTGTTTTATCAGTTAATCATGACTTTTGGGGTACATGGATTACCTATACTGGCTACTTTTTACTTTATCTAGGGCTAATGGGCATTATGTTTTTTGGAAAAACACGTTTTCGTGACCTCCAGAAATCTTTAGAAAAAATCAAAGTAAAAAAAGCGGCATTATCCGCAATTGCATTTTTGATGACCACAGCCTTGTCATTTGGACAGCATGATACTTCTGAAAATCATGGGCATGCGAACCTTCCCACCCAACAACAGGTAGATTCGATTATTAAATCTAGCATAGTTGCAAAAGAGCATGCTGAAAAATTCAGTGAATTGGTCATTCAAGACAGTGAAGGTAGAATGAAACCCATTCACACTTTTGCATCAGAAGTACTTCGTAAATTAAGCGGAAAGAGTACATATAATGGATTGACTGCAGACCAAGTGTTCCTATCCATGATGATGAATCCTGGTGTTTGGTACAATACGGAGTTCATTGCTTTGGCAAAAAAAGAAAATGACAGTATTCGAAAAATCATAGATGTTCCCAAAGGAACTGAATATGTAAAAGCTACCGATTTTTTTGATATCAAAGGGGTATACAAATTACAGCCCTATTTGGAAAAAGCTACATCTACAGCCAACCCTTCCAATTTTGAAAAGGATTTTAAGAAGGTTGGTGAGCGGTTAAGTTTGTTGAACATAGCGCTCAGTGGCCAAATCATTAAAATTTTTCCCTTATTGAATGATGAAAATAACAAATGGATTTCCGCAGTGGAATACCGTTCTGGACAATTCCAGGTTTCAGATTCATTGTACGCCAATTTTATTAAAAATTCAATACCCTATTACTTGAGCACACTTAAAAGTGCTATTGTAACCGGCGATTATAAAGAATCGGATAAACTGTTGGAGGCCTTTAAGCAAAATCAAAAAAACCATGGATTTGAGGTTTTACCAAATGAGAAAAAAATAAAGACAGAAATACTTTATAACAAACTGGACATTTTTAATCGCTTGTATAAATATTATGCGTTAATCGGGGTACTTCTCTTTCTTGTTTTGATTTTCAAAATCTTTAAGGACCGAGAAATTTGGAAGGCAACCGCCTATGCGCTTAAAGGATTGGTAATTATCTTATTTATTTGGCATACCGCTGGTTTGGTATTGCGATGGTATATTTCAGGGCACGCTCCGTGGAGCGATGCCTATGAAAGTATTTTATATGTTTCTTGGGCAACCATGGGTATAGGTTTGGCCTTTGGCCGCAAAAGCGAGCTTACTATTGCTGCAAGTGCTTTTGTAACCTCCATGTTGTTATGGATAGCACACCAAAGTTGGGTAGACCCCTCCATTGCCAATCTAGTACCGGTACTGGACAGTTATTGGTTAATGATACATGTGGCAGTAATTGTTGGTAGTTATGGACCATTGACAGTAGGTATGATTTTAGGGGTAGTTTCTTTGCTGTTGATTATCCTTACCACCGAGAAGAATAAAGAGCGCATGGAGCTCAATTTGAAGGAACTCATTATTATTAATGAACTCGCACTTACCGTTGGGCTCGTAATGCTAACTATTGGTAACTTTTTGGGTGGCCAATGGGCCAATGAGAGTTGGGGTCGTTATTGGGGCTGGGATCCCAAAGAAACTTGGGCCCTGATTTCCATTATGGTTTATGCCTTTGTTTTGCACATGCGTCTGGTTCCTGGACTAAGAGGAAATTGGATTTTTAATTTTGCCAGTATCATAGCGTTTGCCAGTATTATGATGACCTACTTCGGTGTCAACTTTTATTTGGTTGGGTTGCATAGCTATGCCAGTGGCGACCAAGTAATAACCCCCAGTTTTATTTGGTATACGGTACTTGGAGTCTTTGTTTTAGGAGGTATAAGTTTTTGGAGGTATAGAATACATTACATTAAATAA